A single window of Taeniopygia guttata chromosome 1, bTaeGut7.mat, whole genome shotgun sequence DNA harbors:
- the SLC7A1 gene encoding high affinity cationic amino acid transporter 1 isoform X1, with protein MEAAKSAFWKELPKGFVTDVLINCLASSLHACLGTVFELKIQGANSKMECQKITNFGNQLLRRKNVDCSREDSRLSRCLNTFDLVALGVGSTLGAGVYVLAGAVARENAGPAIVISFLIAALASVLAGLCYGEFGARVPKTGSAYLYSYVTVGELWAFVTGWNLILSYVIGTSSVARAWSATFDEIIGQHIEKFCKKYMTMDAPGVLAKYPDIFAVVIIIILTGLLAFGVKESALVNKVFTCINVLVLGFVVISGFVKGSVKNWNLTEQDIYNTSHSIFKDNQTQEENLYGVGGFMPYGWKGVLSGAATCFYAFVGFDCIATTGEEVKNPQKAIPIGIVASLLICFVAYFGVSAALTLMMPYYQLDTNSPLPNAFKYVGWDGANYAVAVGSLCALSTSLLGSMFPMPRIIYAMAEDGLLFKFLAKVNEKRKTPLIATVTSGATSAVMAFLFDLKDLVDLMSIGTLLAYSLVAACVLVLRYQPEQPNLAYQMARSTEETDNNESVSTSESQAGFLPEEEEKFSLKAILCSTDSDPSKFSGLVVNVSTFILGFLIVGICILTSFEPNILINTVQIIAAILVVTVIFIIRKQPESKTKLSFKVPFLPFLPVGSIFVNVYLMMQLDAGTWIRFAIWMLLGFIIYFTYGIWHSVEASYAASAEAERNTDTGSDSCK; from the exons ATGGAAGCAGCAAAATCAGCCTTTTGGAAAGAGCTCCCAAAGGGGTTTGTTACCGACGTGTTGATCAACTGCTTGGCATCATCACTACATGCTTGTTTGGGGACCGTGTTTGAACTAAAAATACAAG GTGCAAACAGCAAGATGGAGTGTCAGAAAATTACCAATTTTGGAAACCAGCTTCTTCGTCGGAAAAATGTGGACTGCTCTCGAGAAGACAGTCGCCTCTCGCGATGCCTTAACACGTTTGACTTGGTGGCTCTGGGTGTAGGCAGCACTTTGGGTGCAGGTGTCTATGTactggctggagctgtggcacgGGAAAACGCCGGGCCTGCCATCGTTATTTCCTTCTTGATTGCTGCCTTGGCTTCGGTGCTGGCTGGACTCTGCTATGGAGAATTCGGCGCTCGAGTTCCTAAGACAGGATCAGCTTATCTCTACAGCTACGTGACCGTGGGTGAGCTGTGGGCCTTCGTCACAGGCTGGAATCTAATCCTCTCCTATGTTATCG GAACCTCCAGTGTGGCCAGAGCCTGGAGTGCGACGTTTGATGAAATCATAGGGCAGCACATTgaaaaattttgtaaaaaatacaTGACGATGGATGCTCCCGGAGTGCTAGCAAAATACCCAGACATCTTTGCTGTGGTGATAATCATCATCCTAACAG gacTTTTAGCTTTTGGTGTGAAAGAATCTGCCCTGGTGAACAAAGTGTTCACCTGCATCAATGTCCTTGTCCTTGGATTTGTCGTGATCTCCGGTTTTGTGAAAGGATCTGTTAAAAACTGGAACCTGACTGAACAGGACATTTACAACACCAGCCATAGCATTTTCAAAGACAA TcaaacacaggaagaaaatctCTACGGTGTTGGAGGGTTTATGCCCTATGGATGGAAAGGAGTCCTCTCAGGGGCAGCTACGTGTTTTTATGCTTTTGTGGGATTTGACTGTATTGCTACTACAG GTGAGGAGGTAAAAAACCCTCAGAAGGCCATTCCTATTGGCATTGTGGCATCTCTTCTCATCTGCTTTGTGGCTTATTTTGGCGTGTCGGCTGCCCTGACGCTCATGATGCCTTACTACCAGCTGGATACCAATAGCCCTTTACCCAATGCCTTTAAATACGTGGGTTGGGATGGAGCCAATTATGCAGTGGCTGTTGGTTCCTTGTGTGCACTTTCTACAAG TCTCCTTGGCTCCATGTTTCCGATGCCTCGAATAATTTATGCTATGGCAGAAGATGGACTTCTCTTTAAATTTTTGGCTAAAGTCAACGAAAAGAGAAAAACTCCCTTAATTGCAACAGTGACCTCAGGAGCTACTTCAG CTGTTATGGCCTTTCTGTTTGACTTGAAAGATCTTGTGGACCTCATGTCCATCGGGACCCTTCTGGCTTACTCCTTGGTAGCAGCCTGTGTGTTGGTACTGAG GTACCAGCCAGAGCAGCCTAATTTGGCATACCAGATGGCAAGGTCGACAGAGGAGACAGATAACAACGAGTCTGTGAGCACCAGTGAATCACAGGCTGGTTTTCTgccagaggaagaggagaagttTTCCCTCAAAGCCATACTGTGTTCCACAGATTCAGATCCTTCCAAATTCTCAGGTTTGGTGGTGAATGTCTCAACTTTTATCTTAG GTTTCCTTATTGTGGGTATCTGTATCCTGACTTCCTTTGAGCCAAACATTCTGATAAACACTGTACAGATTATTGCCGCCATCCTTGTTGTCACTGTCATCTTCATTATACGGAAACAGcctgaaagcaaaaccaaactcTCCTTTAAG GTACCTTTTTTGCCCTTTCTTCCTGTTGGGAGTATTTTTGTGAATGTTTACCTCATGATGCAGCTAGATGCAGGCACGTGGATTCGATTTGCAATCTGGATGCTCCTAG GCTTTATCATCTACTTTACCTATGGAATATGGCACAGTGTGGAAGCCAGCTATGCAGCCTCAGCAGAAGCGGAGAGAAACACAGACACTGGCTCAGACAGCTGCAAATGA
- the SLC7A1 gene encoding high affinity cationic amino acid transporter 1 isoform X2 translates to MECQKITNFGNQLLRRKNVDCSREDSRLSRCLNTFDLVALGVGSTLGAGVYVLAGAVARENAGPAIVISFLIAALASVLAGLCYGEFGARVPKTGSAYLYSYVTVGELWAFVTGWNLILSYVIGTSSVARAWSATFDEIIGQHIEKFCKKYMTMDAPGVLAKYPDIFAVVIIIILTGLLAFGVKESALVNKVFTCINVLVLGFVVISGFVKGSVKNWNLTEQDIYNTSHSIFKDNQTQEENLYGVGGFMPYGWKGVLSGAATCFYAFVGFDCIATTGEEVKNPQKAIPIGIVASLLICFVAYFGVSAALTLMMPYYQLDTNSPLPNAFKYVGWDGANYAVAVGSLCALSTSLLGSMFPMPRIIYAMAEDGLLFKFLAKVNEKRKTPLIATVTSGATSAVMAFLFDLKDLVDLMSIGTLLAYSLVAACVLVLRYQPEQPNLAYQMARSTEETDNNESVSTSESQAGFLPEEEEKFSLKAILCSTDSDPSKFSGLVVNVSTFILGFLIVGICILTSFEPNILINTVQIIAAILVVTVIFIIRKQPESKTKLSFKVPFLPFLPVGSIFVNVYLMMQLDAGTWIRFAIWMLLGFIIYFTYGIWHSVEASYAASAEAERNTDTGSDSCK, encoded by the exons ATGGAGTGTCAGAAAATTACCAATTTTGGAAACCAGCTTCTTCGTCGGAAAAATGTGGACTGCTCTCGAGAAGACAGTCGCCTCTCGCGATGCCTTAACACGTTTGACTTGGTGGCTCTGGGTGTAGGCAGCACTTTGGGTGCAGGTGTCTATGTactggctggagctgtggcacgGGAAAACGCCGGGCCTGCCATCGTTATTTCCTTCTTGATTGCTGCCTTGGCTTCGGTGCTGGCTGGACTCTGCTATGGAGAATTCGGCGCTCGAGTTCCTAAGACAGGATCAGCTTATCTCTACAGCTACGTGACCGTGGGTGAGCTGTGGGCCTTCGTCACAGGCTGGAATCTAATCCTCTCCTATGTTATCG GAACCTCCAGTGTGGCCAGAGCCTGGAGTGCGACGTTTGATGAAATCATAGGGCAGCACATTgaaaaattttgtaaaaaatacaTGACGATGGATGCTCCCGGAGTGCTAGCAAAATACCCAGACATCTTTGCTGTGGTGATAATCATCATCCTAACAG gacTTTTAGCTTTTGGTGTGAAAGAATCTGCCCTGGTGAACAAAGTGTTCACCTGCATCAATGTCCTTGTCCTTGGATTTGTCGTGATCTCCGGTTTTGTGAAAGGATCTGTTAAAAACTGGAACCTGACTGAACAGGACATTTACAACACCAGCCATAGCATTTTCAAAGACAA TcaaacacaggaagaaaatctCTACGGTGTTGGAGGGTTTATGCCCTATGGATGGAAAGGAGTCCTCTCAGGGGCAGCTACGTGTTTTTATGCTTTTGTGGGATTTGACTGTATTGCTACTACAG GTGAGGAGGTAAAAAACCCTCAGAAGGCCATTCCTATTGGCATTGTGGCATCTCTTCTCATCTGCTTTGTGGCTTATTTTGGCGTGTCGGCTGCCCTGACGCTCATGATGCCTTACTACCAGCTGGATACCAATAGCCCTTTACCCAATGCCTTTAAATACGTGGGTTGGGATGGAGCCAATTATGCAGTGGCTGTTGGTTCCTTGTGTGCACTTTCTACAAG TCTCCTTGGCTCCATGTTTCCGATGCCTCGAATAATTTATGCTATGGCAGAAGATGGACTTCTCTTTAAATTTTTGGCTAAAGTCAACGAAAAGAGAAAAACTCCCTTAATTGCAACAGTGACCTCAGGAGCTACTTCAG CTGTTATGGCCTTTCTGTTTGACTTGAAAGATCTTGTGGACCTCATGTCCATCGGGACCCTTCTGGCTTACTCCTTGGTAGCAGCCTGTGTGTTGGTACTGAG GTACCAGCCAGAGCAGCCTAATTTGGCATACCAGATGGCAAGGTCGACAGAGGAGACAGATAACAACGAGTCTGTGAGCACCAGTGAATCACAGGCTGGTTTTCTgccagaggaagaggagaagttTTCCCTCAAAGCCATACTGTGTTCCACAGATTCAGATCCTTCCAAATTCTCAGGTTTGGTGGTGAATGTCTCAACTTTTATCTTAG GTTTCCTTATTGTGGGTATCTGTATCCTGACTTCCTTTGAGCCAAACATTCTGATAAACACTGTACAGATTATTGCCGCCATCCTTGTTGTCACTGTCATCTTCATTATACGGAAACAGcctgaaagcaaaaccaaactcTCCTTTAAG GTACCTTTTTTGCCCTTTCTTCCTGTTGGGAGTATTTTTGTGAATGTTTACCTCATGATGCAGCTAGATGCAGGCACGTGGATTCGATTTGCAATCTGGATGCTCCTAG GCTTTATCATCTACTTTACCTATGGAATATGGCACAGTGTGGAAGCCAGCTATGCAGCCTCAGCAGAAGCGGAGAGAAACACAGACACTGGCTCAGACAGCTGCAAATGA